In the genome of Terribacillus sp. FSL K6-0262, one region contains:
- a CDS encoding ribose-phosphate diphosphokinase — translation MPYNDPSLKVFSLNSNPELAKSIADHIGVELGKITVSHFSDGEIQINIEESIRGCDVYVVQSTCAPVNQHMMELLIMIDALKRASAKTINIIMPYYGYARQDRKARAREPITSKLIADILQTAGATRVLTLDLHAPQIQGFFDIPIDHLVGVPILSDYFEKKNLEDIVVVSPDHGGVVRARRMADRLKAPIAIIDKRRPRPNVAEVMNIIGEIKGKTAIIIDDIIDTAGTLTLAANALREKGATAVYAACSHPVLSGPAIERIQNSQIKELVVTNSIPLPKEKQIDNITQLSIAPLFGEAIVRIHEQQSVSILFD, via the coding sequence ATGCCTTATAATGATCCATCGTTAAAAGTTTTTTCTTTGAATTCCAATCCAGAGTTAGCTAAGTCAATTGCAGACCACATTGGCGTAGAACTAGGTAAAATCACTGTCTCCCACTTTAGCGATGGCGAAATCCAGATCAATATTGAAGAAAGCATCCGCGGCTGTGACGTTTATGTTGTCCAGTCCACTTGTGCGCCTGTCAACCAGCATATGATGGAACTGCTCATCATGATCGATGCATTGAAACGCGCTTCAGCCAAGACCATCAACATCATCATGCCTTACTACGGTTATGCACGTCAGGATCGTAAAGCACGTGCCCGTGAACCAATCACAAGCAAACTGATTGCTGATATCCTGCAGACTGCCGGAGCGACACGCGTTCTGACATTGGACTTGCATGCACCGCAGATTCAAGGTTTCTTCGATATTCCAATCGACCACTTGGTAGGTGTTCCGATCCTATCCGACTATTTCGAGAAAAAGAACCTGGAAGATATCGTGGTTGTCTCCCCTGACCATGGCGGTGTAGTGCGCGCACGCCGTATGGCAGATCGTCTGAAAGCGCCGATCGCAATCATCGATAAACGCCGCCCTCGTCCTAATGTGGCCGAAGTGATGAACATCATCGGGGAAATCAAAGGCAAAACAGCGATCATCATCGATGACATCATCGATACAGCTGGAACATTGACGCTAGCTGCGAATGCTTTAAGAGAAAAAGGCGCAACAGCAGTATACGCAGCGTGTTCCCACCCGGTATTATCCGGTCCGGCAATCGAGCGAATCCAAAATTCACAAATTAAAGAGCTTGTCGTTACAAACTCAATCCCTCTTCCAAAAGAGAAACAAATCGACAATATAACACAGCTTTCCATAGCTCCGCTATTCGGTGAAGCAATCGTTCGTATCCACGAACAGCAATCCGTCAGTATCCTGTTTGATTGA